One stretch of Desulfovibrio sp. JC022 DNA includes these proteins:
- a CDS encoding FtsX-like permease family protein yields the protein MSIMTSENIFPQQRNRIITILLAMLLVMTAGIPAKAYSSADSIKQTISDLSSFGDRSFGSEGAQRTADYIEMKFEELGDFKTGKHLFLAPAMTVSETFFSIASGKQISIKPAKFNAISPPATPIGGVNGPVIYVGKGSLDDFNGLPVKDSIVLMDMNSGKNWLNAASLGASALIYIDNGPTLKGFFEEKLELSPLDFPRYYMSAEDARNEMGLDAGIGSKLIAESGKLNSRSKWERIEAENVYCMIQGSDPEMSEDLIVIEAFYDSSAYIMGNSPGADEALSIASLLEIGKKMAVNPPKRSVLLLATTGHGQSLRGIREFASAVSGKSKTLKKIKVELRNKKNDASRILDGLELDNPLATELAVENPRLFSLLYETLKNQIKDEVDIISKKLMQLRLQENADQDAITKLDEKRKLLRRISWKPDFSTLPSEEMAAVKDLFPHVKEQVLKTKKDIKHQLTAIKSARKLRKIVRAKELVCAVSLHLSSHGEGVGAFGEGWFYELRPRVNLSRTFSRINDILEDAVPEVEKLTGTDGMYKDTLRPDRTRPWQTWLLDKPQFSSEVATMSGKLGFTFATVNDGREFWGTPFDTVENVNWDNIGKQAELTEGLIRKISNSEGPLTTKLPRKGYAMVNGKARFIRQGELFADQPAPGAIFMGFQGKTRFYALSDSEGDFKYKGVASKKLVQSKLIIEGYKYNDDGRIVWAIDKQKTGKSAYRVKMRRLDMETKLVMFGCRQTTLFDLLTPRTFRYMTKVEVLDGTRDATPMHYWYSRIDTRSSTIASIFLEPDVPLKMTLSDSVLNRKMILIQSKPDDPAGKGYYLKKWPIIPATDYRAAQDMWTLLAPRIKNLESHGIVNQQIRNLEQKGTKALADAETAWKERRYDDFMTNARSAWALASKVYLDVDQTQKDVLVGVLFYIALFIPFAYCMERLIFSFADIHKRIIGFLAILSAVIAVIYSVHPAFKLTYSPMVVILAFFILGLSVMVSLIIFFRFEKEMILLQQRAHKTQTSEISKWKAFTSAFVIGVSNLRRRKLRTFLTCLTLTILTFTIMSFTAVKSLRQHTYVKFNDAKPYYGLFMKNLGWHDLPRETLGIVSNDFDQSGIVAPRGWMELKDKTTSAVTPVSFEGKQEEVKGLVGLSSIEPQVSNIENILEGGTWLAPGKTNQILLSQEMASRLGAVAGDEVDVWGSKFILTGIFDGKKFSEHTDLDGEPMTPVIFPSAAAQELSEVEAEAIESGEDIDTFQGRYTHVPGEVTAIIPYDTLMAMGGHLKAVAIAPVSGEFSKETVNSLINRYGLPIFSCDKSGTYICQSSDTMNYSGMGNIMIPLIISALIVLNTMITSVYERKKEIAVYTSIGMAPTHVSFLFIAEAIAFAVISVVVGYLIAQTASGLLAGTPLWAGMTANYSSMAGVAAMILVIAVTLISVIYPSKVAANIAIPDVNRSWKMPDTDTNTIEATLPFLLKHAEQQDAGGFLLEYLESHTEVSHGLFSTSEIEVNFSQEPLPESVCDLLDGCPDHITCFRFNVRVWLAPFDFGVKQMVELRFRPAKAHPQFLEAALFITRESGEIGAWKRLNKDFINAIRKQFLVWRSLEPEKQKSFREKVPEMMAFGFTGLNTSKKLADL from the coding sequence ATGTCCATAATGACATCTGAGAACATATTTCCACAGCAACGCAACAGAATTATTACCATCCTGTTAGCTATGCTGCTGGTTATGACCGCAGGAATACCCGCCAAGGCATACAGTTCAGCGGACTCCATCAAGCAGACTATTTCTGATCTTTCGTCTTTCGGAGACCGCTCATTCGGCTCCGAGGGAGCCCAAAGGACCGCCGACTATATTGAAATGAAATTCGAGGAACTTGGTGATTTCAAAACCGGGAAACACCTTTTCCTTGCTCCGGCCATGACCGTCTCGGAGACCTTTTTCAGTATCGCCAGCGGAAAACAAATCAGCATCAAACCTGCTAAATTCAACGCCATTTCTCCTCCTGCAACACCGATAGGGGGAGTAAACGGTCCGGTCATTTACGTGGGCAAAGGCAGTCTTGACGACTTTAACGGACTTCCGGTTAAAGATTCCATTGTACTCATGGATATGAATTCCGGCAAAAACTGGCTCAATGCGGCCAGTCTGGGTGCCTCGGCTCTCATCTACATAGACAACGGCCCGACCTTGAAAGGCTTTTTCGAAGAAAAACTTGAACTTTCACCACTGGATTTTCCCCGCTACTACATGAGTGCCGAAGATGCACGCAATGAGATGGGGCTGGATGCCGGAATCGGGAGTAAACTTATTGCCGAATCCGGCAAGCTTAATTCCCGAAGTAAATGGGAACGTATCGAAGCGGAAAACGTCTATTGTATGATTCAGGGCAGCGACCCGGAAATGAGCGAAGACCTGATCGTAATCGAAGCTTTTTACGACAGCTCAGCATACATAATGGGCAACTCCCCCGGTGCGGACGAAGCCCTCTCCATTGCATCACTCCTTGAGATCGGCAAAAAGATGGCTGTTAATCCGCCTAAGCGTTCGGTCCTGCTGCTGGCAACCACCGGACATGGGCAATCCCTGCGCGGTATACGGGAATTTGCTTCCGCTGTTTCCGGCAAGAGTAAGACACTCAAGAAAATCAAGGTGGAACTGCGTAACAAAAAAAATGACGCATCCAGAATCCTTGACGGCCTTGAGCTTGACAATCCGCTGGCAACAGAACTCGCTGTTGAAAATCCCCGACTATTTTCCCTGCTTTACGAGACCCTGAAAAACCAGATCAAAGACGAAGTAGACATTATCAGCAAAAAACTCATGCAACTTAGATTGCAGGAAAACGCTGATCAGGATGCCATCACCAAGCTGGATGAAAAGCGCAAACTTCTGCGCCGCATTTCATGGAAACCAGATTTTTCCACCCTGCCCTCCGAAGAAATGGCAGCAGTAAAAGACCTCTTCCCGCATGTAAAAGAGCAAGTACTAAAAACCAAGAAAGACATTAAGCATCAGCTTACCGCAATCAAAAGTGCCCGCAAGCTGCGCAAGATTGTACGGGCAAAAGAGCTGGTCTGCGCCGTTTCACTGCATCTTTCCAGTCACGGAGAGGGGGTCGGAGCCTTTGGTGAAGGCTGGTTTTATGAACTCCGCCCGCGAGTAAACCTTTCTAGAACTTTTTCACGCATCAATGATATCCTTGAAGATGCTGTGCCTGAGGTGGAAAAACTGACCGGCACGGACGGCATGTACAAGGACACCCTGCGCCCGGACCGCACGCGCCCATGGCAGACCTGGCTGCTCGACAAACCGCAATTCAGCAGCGAAGTCGCCACCATGTCCGGCAAGCTGGGTTTCACATTTGCCACAGTTAATGATGGTCGCGAATTTTGGGGAACCCCTTTTGATACCGTTGAAAATGTTAATTGGGACAATATCGGCAAACAGGCTGAATTGACTGAAGGTCTGATCCGTAAAATTTCCAATAGCGAAGGCCCGCTGACCACCAAGTTGCCGCGAAAAGGTTACGCCATGGTCAACGGCAAGGCCCGCTTCATCCGTCAGGGTGAACTTTTCGCGGACCAACCCGCGCCCGGAGCCATCTTCATGGGCTTTCAGGGCAAAACCAGATTTTACGCCCTTTCCGATTCCGAAGGGGATTTCAAGTACAAAGGCGTAGCCTCTAAAAAGCTGGTTCAGTCCAAACTGATCATCGAAGGCTACAAATATAATGATGACGGACGTATTGTCTGGGCCATCGACAAACAGAAAACCGGAAAAAGCGCGTACAGGGTAAAAATGCGCAGGCTGGATATGGAGACCAAACTGGTCATGTTCGGTTGCCGTCAAACTACTCTGTTCGACCTGCTCACCCCGCGTACCTTCCGCTACATGACCAAAGTGGAAGTACTGGACGGAACCCGTGACGCGACTCCCATGCATTATTGGTACAGCCGCATTGATACCCGTTCCTCAACCATTGCCAGTATATTCCTTGAGCCGGACGTTCCGCTTAAGATGACCCTTTCAGATTCAGTCCTGAACCGGAAGATGATTCTCATCCAATCCAAACCGGACGATCCGGCGGGTAAGGGGTATTACCTCAAGAAATGGCCCATTATTCCGGCAACGGACTATCGCGCTGCTCAAGATATGTGGACCCTGCTTGCTCCGCGCATCAAAAACCTTGAATCGCACGGCATTGTTAACCAACAGATCAGAAATCTGGAACAAAAAGGAACCAAGGCTCTGGCTGATGCGGAAACCGCATGGAAAGAACGACGCTACGACGATTTCATGACCAATGCCCGCAGCGCATGGGCACTGGCCTCCAAGGTCTACCTTGATGTGGACCAGACCCAGAAAGACGTGCTGGTCGGTGTGCTTTTTTACATCGCCCTGTTCATTCCCTTTGCCTATTGCATGGAACGATTGATTTTTTCTTTCGCGGATATCCACAAAAGAATCATCGGTTTTCTAGCTATTCTTTCGGCGGTTATCGCGGTCATCTATTCCGTGCATCCGGCCTTTAAGCTGACTTACAGCCCCATGGTTGTAATTCTGGCCTTTTTTATTCTCGGACTTTCGGTCATGGTTTCGCTGATTATTTTCTTCCGCTTTGAAAAAGAAATGATCCTGCTTCAGCAGCGGGCACACAAGACCCAGACTTCAGAAATCAGCAAATGGAAGGCATTCACTTCCGCATTTGTTATCGGAGTCAGCAACCTGCGCCGCAGGAAACTCAGGACCTTCCTGACATGCCTGACCCTGACGATCCTGACTTTTACCATCATGAGCTTTACCGCAGTAAAATCACTGCGCCAGCACACATATGTGAAATTCAATGACGCCAAGCCCTACTACGGCCTGTTCATGAAGAATCTCGGCTGGCACGACCTGCCCCGCGAAACCCTCGGCATTGTCAGCAACGACTTTGACCAAAGCGGTATCGTTGCCCCGCGCGGCTGGATGGAGCTGAAAGATAAAACAACTTCCGCAGTCACCCCGGTCAGCTTTGAGGGCAAACAGGAAGAAGTGAAAGGTCTCGTGGGACTCAGTTCCATAGAGCCTCAAGTCAGCAACATTGAGAATATTCTTGAGGGAGGCACATGGCTCGCTCCCGGTAAGACAAACCAGATCCTGCTTTCGCAGGAAATGGCCTCACGCCTCGGTGCTGTTGCCGGAGATGAAGTTGATGTCTGGGGCAGCAAATTCATACTCACTGGTATCTTCGACGGTAAAAAATTCAGTGAGCATACCGATCTTGACGGTGAACCCATGACTCCGGTCATCTTCCCTTCTGCCGCAGCGCAAGAACTCAGTGAAGTTGAAGCGGAAGCCATTGAATCAGGGGAAGATATTGACACTTTTCAGGGACGCTACACCCATGTGCCCGGAGAGGTTACCGCCATCATTCCCTACGATACCCTCATGGCTATGGGCGGACACCTTAAGGCAGTGGCAATCGCGCCCGTTTCCGGCGAATTCTCCAAAGAAACAGTCAACAGCCTTATAAACCGTTACGGCCTGCCCATTTTCTCATGCGACAAGAGCGGAACGTATATCTGCCAGTCCTCGGACACCATGAACTATTCAGGTATGGGCAATATAATGATCCCGCTGATTATTTCAGCACTGATCGTTCTTAACACCATGATTACCAGTGTTTACGAGCGTAAGAAGGAAATTGCAGTCTATACTTCCATCGGTATGGCTCCGACCCACGTATCTTTCCTGTTCATTGCCGAAGCTATCGCCTTCGCAGTAATCAGTGTGGTGGTCGGCTACTTAATAGCACAGACAGCATCCGGTCTATTAGCCGGAACCCCGCTCTGGGCGGGCATGACTGCCAACTATTCATCCATGGCAGGTGTTGCAGCCATGATACTGGTCATTGCCGTGACCCTTATATCTGTCATCTACCCCTCAAAGGTAGCGGCAAACATCGCCATCCCGGATGTAAACCGTTCATGGAAGATGCCCGACACCGACACCAACACCATTGAAGCAACCCTGCCCTTCCTGCTCAAACATGCCGAGCAGCAGGATGCAGGCGGTTTTCTACTGGAATACCTTGAATCACATACCGAAGTTTCCCACGGACTGTTCTCCACTTCAGAGATCGAAGTAAATTTCAGTCAGGAACCCTTACCGGAATCTGTCTGCGATCTGCTGGATGGTTGCCCGGATCACATCACCTGTTTCCGTTTCAATGTGCGGGTCTGGCTGGCTCCCTTTGATTTCGGGGTTAAACAGATGGTCGAACTCCGTTTCAGACCAGCCAAAGCGCATCCGCAATTCCTCGAAGCTGCCCTGTTCATCACCCGCGAGTCCGGCGAAATAGGGGCTTGGAAACGATTGAATAAAGACTTTATCAATGCCATCAGGAAGCAATTCCTTGTCTGGCGTTCACTCGAACCGGAAAAACAGAAGAGCTTCCGCGAAAAAGTACCGGAAATGATGGCCTTTGGTTTTACCGGGCTGAATACAAGCAAAAAACTTGCTGACCTTTAA
- a CDS encoding DUF6785 family protein, which translates to MHGKIRKRAILLGTLFGLLICAFTPFNNTYLNATPLAGGHFPLAPFFILAWLTAICALHRKLLRSHPLLTGLDLMTMWILMVIVSGISYTGLARTFFINLTAPFHFATIGNRWKEVLQPLLPESLHPTDPKAVEQLYNGIKGGPFMDNLEIFNTIPWGSWLTPLMWWGAFILLCYFMMLCLTNIFSRQWVENERLNFPLLQLPRFMEEAMDQGLYGSFLGNKFFLIGLIFCVCLHLINGLHFYIPSVPEMPTLILAGKYFAKTGLFSGFHKLKIYFYPAFVGFAFLASRQISFSFWFFFLLGGLFYGILSASGLNIPASALGVTFGPTLTRPEETQMIGAYLVFFCFIVWLARQHLKQVIKEAFGAESTRGDAEWMSLRFSFWGLAVSGLLLTAWCVYFGIPLLVAVVVLLAFFVFTLVASKAICQGGIAYFTLTAAPIDCVTTIFGSKFFGSMGIAITAMCQKILFVDLRESLMPSLVHGSKINEWIKNKRLFLFGITSILLLGVIVSFGAMLMVCYKYGIRELQLDWATRTSMNVYDNVVRIIQEPAAASHWVTTFATIGAVVMFMLILAYNRLPWWPLHPIGYLTAYSSAMKILWFSFFLGWICNQLTLRYGGVGLFKRVRYLFFGLIMGDFLMGGMWALYGLYAGQSYQVLPG; encoded by the coding sequence ATGCATGGTAAAATAAGGAAAAGAGCGATTCTGCTGGGCACCCTCTTCGGGCTGCTTATCTGCGCTTTCACACCTTTCAACAACACCTACTTGAATGCGACTCCGCTGGCCGGGGGACATTTTCCGCTGGCCCCGTTCTTCATACTGGCCTGGCTGACCGCAATCTGCGCACTGCATCGTAAGCTCCTGCGTTCACATCCGCTGCTGACCGGGCTGGACCTGATGACCATGTGGATTCTTATGGTCATTGTATCCGGTATTTCCTACACCGGACTGGCCCGAACCTTTTTCATTAACCTGACTGCCCCGTTTCATTTTGCCACCATCGGCAACAGGTGGAAGGAAGTGCTCCAGCCGCTGTTGCCTGAGTCTCTGCACCCCACTGACCCCAAAGCAGTGGAACAGCTCTATAACGGCATCAAAGGCGGTCCTTTCATGGACAACCTTGAAATATTCAATACCATCCCATGGGGTTCATGGCTGACCCCGCTCATGTGGTGGGGAGCTTTCATCCTGCTTTGCTATTTCATGATGCTCTGCCTGACCAATATTTTCAGCAGGCAATGGGTGGAAAACGAACGGTTGAACTTCCCACTGTTACAGCTTCCCCGCTTCATGGAAGAAGCAATGGATCAGGGCTTGTACGGATCATTCCTTGGAAACAAATTTTTCCTGATCGGGCTGATCTTCTGCGTCTGTTTGCATTTGATCAACGGACTTCATTTTTACATCCCTTCAGTGCCGGAAATGCCGACCCTCATTCTGGCTGGTAAATACTTTGCCAAAACCGGACTTTTTTCCGGGTTTCACAAGTTAAAAATCTATTTTTACCCGGCCTTCGTTGGTTTCGCCTTTCTGGCTTCAAGGCAGATTTCCTTCAGCTTCTGGTTCTTTTTCCTACTCGGAGGACTGTTCTACGGAATCCTGAGCGCATCAGGACTGAACATCCCCGCCTCTGCACTTGGCGTAACCTTCGGCCCAACCCTGACCCGGCCTGAAGAAACTCAAATGATCGGGGCATACCTCGTTTTTTTCTGCTTCATTGTCTGGCTGGCCCGCCAGCACCTAAAACAGGTGATTAAAGAAGCTTTCGGCGCAGAATCCACACGCGGCGACGCAGAATGGATGTCCCTTAGATTTTCCTTCTGGGGACTGGCTGTTTCCGGTCTGCTGCTCACCGCATGGTGTGTATATTTCGGCATCCCTCTGCTGGTGGCCGTGGTAGTCCTGCTCGCATTCTTTGTCTTCACACTGGTGGCTTCCAAGGCGATTTGTCAGGGAGGTATCGCCTACTTCACCCTGACCGCCGCGCCCATCGATTGCGTAACCACTATTTTCGGCTCTAAATTCTTCGGATCCATGGGCATTGCCATCACCGCCATGTGCCAAAAAATTCTTTTTGTCGATCTCAGGGAATCACTCATGCCCTCGCTGGTACACGGTTCCAAGATCAACGAATGGATCAAGAATAAAAGGCTGTTCCTGTTCGGAATCACCAGCATTCTACTGCTGGGTGTAATTGTATCTTTCGGGGCCATGCTTATGGTCTGCTATAAATACGGTATCCGTGAATTGCAGCTGGACTGGGCAACCCGCACTTCAATGAACGTCTACGACAACGTAGTGCGCATCATTCAAGAACCTGCGGCAGCGTCGCATTGGGTAACCACTTTCGCCACAATAGGCGCAGTGGTCATGTTCATGCTCATACTGGCCTACAACAGACTACCTTGGTGGCCGCTGCATCCCATCGGATATCTGACCGCCTACAGCTCAGCCATGAAAATTCTCTGGTTCAGCTTTTTCCTCGGCTGGATTTGCAACCAGCTCACCCTGCGCTACGGCGGAGTCGGACTGTTCAAACGTGTCCGGTATCTGTTCTTCGGCCTGATCATGGGAGATTTTCTCATGGGCGGCATGTGGGCCTTGTATGGACTGTACGCAGGGCAGAGTTATCAGGTCCTGCCGGGCTAA
- a CDS encoding peptide transporter yields MHNDKELQEYRDLLKTPTHFEEGFDWKTVVGAIFIGFLMMPGSMYLQLVIGQGIGPAARWVTIILFAEIAKRSYTELKQQEIFLLYYMAGAALASPFSGLLWQQYLVQSDAARMLGLTEFIPTWVAPQPGSDSLLERTFFHRDWLIPILLLVGAQIVQRIDHFGLGYALYRITSDVEKLPFPMAPVGALGTMALAESTEEKQASWKWRVFSVGGVIGLAFGAVYVLLPAVSGLLFTEPIRIIPIPWVELTPYTEKILPAVATGIQFDLGLFFIGMVLPFWAVIGGLIGIIITFVANPVLYEHGILHRWHPGMETVETVFANNFDFYMSFSIGLGLAIGLIGIWYVVKSFRGEHAKSRESWSKLFEPPEGRGDINFWVSIAIYVFSTLAYVGMSLLLVPNFPWIFFLLYGFIYTPVISYITARMEGIAGQFVSLPLVREASFIAGAKFFGYQGIEIWYAPIPIHNYGEATVHFREIELTGTSIRGIIKAELVVFPVVMIASLLFSQFIWQLAPIPSSNYPYAQELWHLQALNTLLMQTSTLEGNSLFFQALSGPVVMGGISLGLVLYAVLNTLGLPILLVYGVVRGLGQSTPHGFILEVAGALIGRYFFQKKYGAMWRQYAPVLLAGFSCGMGLTGMFAMGCTLILKSLGKMAY; encoded by the coding sequence ATGCACAACGATAAAGAGCTACAAGAATATCGAGACCTGCTAAAAACCCCGACCCATTTTGAAGAGGGCTTTGACTGGAAAACAGTAGTCGGTGCCATCTTCATCGGCTTCCTGATGATGCCGGGAAGTATGTACCTGCAATTGGTCATCGGTCAGGGTATTGGTCCTGCTGCGCGCTGGGTTACCATTATCCTTTTCGCAGAGATTGCCAAAAGATCGTACACCGAGCTGAAACAGCAAGAAATTTTCCTCCTCTACTACATGGCCGGGGCAGCACTGGCCTCGCCGTTCTCAGGTTTGCTATGGCAACAATATTTAGTGCAATCGGACGCTGCACGTATGCTGGGTCTGACAGAATTCATTCCCACGTGGGTTGCCCCGCAGCCGGGATCGGACTCGCTCCTTGAACGAACCTTCTTCCACCGTGACTGGCTCATACCGATTTTGCTGCTGGTGGGGGCGCAGATTGTCCAGCGAATAGACCATTTCGGGCTGGGATACGCTCTTTACCGCATCACATCTGATGTGGAAAAACTGCCCTTCCCCATGGCCCCTGTCGGCGCGCTGGGTACCATGGCTTTAGCAGAATCTACCGAAGAAAAACAGGCTAGCTGGAAATGGCGGGTATTCTCGGTGGGAGGYGTTATCGGACTTGCCTTCGGAGCGGTTTATGTGCTGCTTCCAGCGGTTTCAGGGCTGCTATTTACCGAACCAATCAGGATTATCCCCATTCCATGGGTGGAGCTGACGCCGTATACGGAAAAAATTCTCCCGGCAGTTGCCACGGGTATCCAGTTTGACCTCGGGCTGTTCTTCATCGGTATGGTCCTGCCCTTCTGGGCTGTTATCGGCGGGCTGATCGGGATCATCATCACTTTTGTCGCCAACCCGGTTCTATATGAACACGGCATCCTGCATCGCTGGCATCCGGGCATGGAGACAGTTGAAACGGTTTTTGCCAATAACTTTGACTTTTACATGAGTTTTTCTATCGGACTCGGTCTGGCTATCGGGCTGATCGGGATCTGGTACGTTGTAAAATCTTTCCGCGGTGAACATGCCAAGAGCCGTGAATCATGGAGTAAACTTTTCGAACCACCGGAAGGACGCGGAGATATCAACTTCTGGGTATCCATTGCCATTTATGTTTTCTCAACTCTTGCCTACGTGGGTATGAGTCTACTGCTGGTGCCCAATTTTCCGTGGATTTTCTTCCTGCTCTACGGCTTCATCTACACCCCGGTGATCTCCTACATCACCGCACGAATGGAAGGTATAGCCGGACAGTTTGTCAGTTTGCCGCTTGTGCGAGAGGCAAGCTTTATTGCCGGGGCGAAATTCTTCGGTTATCAGGGAATTGAAATCTGGTATGCACCGATCCCGATCCATAACTACGGGGAAGCGACAGTCCATTTCCGCGAGATCGAACTGACCGGAACATCCATCCGGGGCATCATCAAAGCGGAGCTGGTTGTTTTTCCGGTAGTCATGATTGCCAGCCTGCTCTTCTCACAGTTCATCTGGCAGCTTGCGCCCATTCCATCTTCGAACTATCCTTACGCACAGGAACTCTGGCATTTGCAGGCTCTAAATACCCTGCTCATGCAGACTTCGACACTTGAAGGTAACTCGCTGTTCTTTCAAGCACTGAGCGGTCCGGTCGTAATGGGAGGGATCAGTCTGGGACTTGTCCTTTACGCCGTACTCAACACCTTGGGTCTACCGATTTTGCTGGTTTACGGTGTAGTTAGAGGGCTCGGACAAAGTACGCCCCACGGTTTTATTCTGGAAGTTGCCGGGGCACTAATAGGCCGCTATTTTTTCCAGAAAAAATACGGAGCTATGTGGCGTCAGTATGCCCCGGTCCTGCTGGCGGGATTCTCCTGCGGCATGGGTTTGACAGGTATGTTCGCCATGGGTTGTACCCTGATCCTGAAATCATTAGGTAAAATGGCCTACTGA